The following are encoded in a window of Harmonia axyridis chromosome 7, icHarAxyr1.1, whole genome shotgun sequence genomic DNA:
- the LOC123684253 gene encoding vacuolar-sorting protein SNF8 gives MRRGVGLGAIQKHKVEQAKYTNIGNEIQENQIEQMTKQLEVFRVHLEEFASKHKNEIKKNGEFRRQFQEMCAAIGVDPLSSGKGFWSVLGIGDFYYELAVQIVEVCLATNAINGGLIYLDELRTRLIKARGQSKQHQEISEDDLLRAAQKLKIFGSGFSVVPVGNGKYMVHSVPGELNMDHGAILQLLSTKKSHSISVNTIQEKLNWKEDRAKIALEQMLDQGLSWIDTQDDSGPVYYFPSLFNVNLSEE, from the coding sequence ATGCGAAGAGGCGTAGGTCTTGGGGCCATCCAGAAACATAAAGTAGAACAAGCCAAATACACAAACATTggaaatgaaattcaagaaaatcaaatagAGCAAATGACCAAACAATTAGAAGTTTTCAGGGTACATTTAGAAGAATTCGCttcaaaacataaaaatgaaataaaaaagaatggTGAATTCAGAAGACAATTCCAAGAAATGTGTGCTGCGATAGGGGTTGATCCATTGTCAAGTGGAAAAGGATTTTGGTCTGTATTGGGTATTGGTGATTTTTATTATGAACTTGCTGTTCAAATAGTGGAAGTTTGTCTAGCAACAAATGCCATAAATGGAGGACTTATTTATTTAGATGAACTGCGGACAAGACTTATAAAGGCCAGAGGACAAAGCAAACAGCATCAAGAGATTTCTGAAGACGATCTCTTGAGAGCAGcacagaaattgaaaatttttggtagtgGTTTCTCTGTTGTTCCTGTTGGAAATGGAAAATATATGGTTCATTCTGTTCCTGGGGAACTAAATATGGATCATGGTGCTATTTTACAATTATTATCGACTAAAAAGTCTCATTCTATATCGGTGAATACTATACAAGAAAAACTAAACTGGAAAGAAGATAGAGCTAAGATAGCTTTGGAGCAGATGTTAGATCAAGGATTGTCTTGGATAGATACGCAAGACGATTCTGGtcctgtttattattttcctagtTTATTCAATGTCAACTTATCAgaagaataa
- the LOC123684242 gene encoding uncharacterized protein LOC123684242 isoform X1 has protein sequence MNEVNIIDVSQIIFDNDETWLYESMKGHKIDTKVDNFIKQQTDTLNDYLVKDLTQDICSKESSSKYINTQTFTRPKRKFIRPSIEKYNQEFFSDNEPINRSSSPESPLSKTSVEHSQMKPLEFDLTQSVTSHYFDRIAASLENEDTFQNESLPSLVNSMCSSTFTNLMESSLIKNDPVLKQICDTDFTTSILSQGSEPSSLLQSNYSTNDVDEFLTKVSQDDILKSIELNGSEMKCSGDASYIVHKKDDCEKDKRTPNIMDFEEYHDACDANFLEGQNQFQKNSTFRKNSKLSSATFRKTDYNRSVLGRNHTYEIDPKDVEEARNVTMTFESPKSSRPCILKSRNETIVKSSSMEDFKNTTVLKDSCNNDLNRYASKESNLEVDSINSKGGSKKSLDCSIGSADSLDRMSTLSSSSKGSNKMLNMEEIEAIAEKQEQTSDHPFSLHQDTKTGLQVMSTPKPNWSKKVFNRIMWEHSIISPIVTSEIQSDSGESSDEYKSVKSSFSKNSVESNPVKQTRSLVSLQDPSDARKLKSINTVINPNNLCKVPMRGSTSNLQKFNAPVPKISQMRVPSATSITSNLKTMKPSLKGSYTSLKPVNTYLPVAPPINAPSQGQNTTYLAPVNPNAQHHGIRNIRNQGTDTTVIKMSGDGVFLKPSGPLRSGLPRPTSSTSIPKPVSRIPGPRRFISQKQDPSRKGN, from the exons ATGAATGAGGTCAATATTATTGATGTGAGTCAGATAATATTCGATAATGATGAAACTTG GTTGTATGAATCAATGAAAGGTCATAAAATAGACACAAAAGTAGATAATTTCATAAAACAGCAGACTGATACCTTAAATGATTATCTGGTCAAAGACCTAACCCAAGACATATGCTCAAAGGAGAGTAGCTCAAAGTATATCAATACACAAACATTTACTAGGCCTAAACGAAAGTTCATCAGACcaagtattgaaaaatataatcagGAATTTTTTAGTGACAATGAACCAATAAACAGATCAAGTTCCCCTGAATCTCCATTGAGTAAAACATCTGTAGAACATTCACAAATGAAACCTTTAGAATTTGATTTGACACAATCAGTTACAAGTCATTACTTTGATAGAATTGCTGCATCTCTTGAAAATGAAGATACTTTTCAAAATGAGTCTCTTCCTAGTCTCGTTAATTCTATGTGCAGTTCAACCTTCACAAATTTGATGGAGAGTAGTTTAATTAAGAATGATCCAGTTTTAAAGCAGATCTGTGATACAGATTTCACCACATCAATTCTTAGTCAAGGTTCAGAACCTTCTTCTCTTCTGCAATCAAATTATAGTACTAATGATGTGGATGAGTTCCTAACCAAAGTTTCACAAGACGATATTTTGAAATCTATAGAACTGAATGGAAGCGAGATGAAATGTTCAGGTGATGCTTCTTATATTGTACATAAGAAGGATGACTGTGAAAAAG ATAAAAGAACTCCTAATATAATGGATTTTGAGGAATACCATGATGCTTGTGATGCCAATTTCTTAGAAGGCCAAAaccaatttcagaaaaattcaacCTTTAGAAAAAACAGTAAACTTAGCAGTGCTACATTCAGAAAGACTGATTACAATCGTTCAGTGTTAGGACGCAATCACACTTACGAAATTGATCCGAAAGATGTGGAGGAGGCACGTAATGTGACAATGACCTTTGAATCTCCAAAATCTAGTAGACCTTGTATTTTAAAGagcagaaatgaaacaattgttAAGAGCAGTTCGATGGAAGATTTCAAGAACACAACTGTTTTAAAAGATTCCTGCAATAATGACTTGAACAG GTATGCTTCCAAAGAAAGTAATTTGGAGGTTGATAGCATCAATAGCAAAGGTGGATCTAAGAAATCGTTGGATTGTTCAATTGGCTCTGCGGACAGTTTAGATCGGATGTCGACTCTTTCAAGCAGTAGTAAGGGATCAAATAAAATGCTTAATATGGAAGAGATTGAAGCCATCGCTGAAAAACAGGAACAAA CCTCAGATCACCCCTTTTCCCTCCATCAAGATACGAAAACTG GTCTTCAAGTGATGTCTACCCCAAAACCAAATTGGTCTAAAAAGGTGTTCAATAGAATCATGTGGGAACATAGCATTATTTCACCTATTGTTACATCGGAGATCCAATCTGATTCTGGGGAGTCAAGTGATGAATATAAAAGTGTAAAGTCTTCCTTTTCTAAAAATTCAGTGGAAAGCAATCCTGTGAAGCAAacaag GAGCTTGGTGTCTCTCCAGGATCCTTCAGACGCACGAAAGCTGAAAAGTATCAATACTGTGATCAACCCAAATAACTTGTGCAAAGTGCCAATGAGGGGATCCACAAGTAATCTCCAAAAATTCAATGCTCCCGTACcaaaaatttcacagatgagAGTTCCATCTGCAACTTCAATCACCTCCAATTTGAAGACAATGAAACCCAGTCTGAAAGGCTCTTACACCAGTTTGAAACCCGTCAACACTTATTTGCCTGTAGCGCCACCAATAAACGCTCCATCACAGGGACAAAATACAACATACTTAGCGCCGGTAAATCCTAATGCTCAACACCATGGAATTAGAAATATTAGGAATCAAGGG aCTGATACAACTGTGATTAAAATGTCTGGTGATGGAGTGTTTCTGAAGCCAAGTGGACCACTCAGGAGTGGTCTTCCTAGGCCCACGTCTTCAACTAGCATACCAAAACCTGTTTCACGAATACCAGGTCCAAGAag attCATTTCGCAAAAGCAGGATCCTTCTAGAAAAGGAAACTGA
- the LOC123684252 gene encoding proteasome subunit alpha type-3, whose translation MSSIGTGYDLSASQFSPDGRVFQVEYAMKAVENSGTVIGLKGTDGVVLAAEKLVTSKLHEPGTNKRIFNIDNHIGMCFSGLIADARQLVEIARKEAANYRSQYGVSIPLKYLNDRVSMYMHAYTLYSAIRPYGCSVILASYEENEPFMYLIDPSGVSYGYNGCATGKAKQSAKTEIEKLKLGELSCKELAREAAKIIYQVHDELKDKNFELELSWVGKDSNGKHERVPSHILADAEKAAKQAMEADSDSDTEDL comes from the exons ATGAGTTCAATAGGCACTGGC TATGATCTTTCTGCTTCTCAATTTTCGCCGGATGGGCGAGTATTCCAAGTTGAATATGCCATGAAAGCTGTAGAAAACAGCGGAACAGTGATAGGGCTAAAAGGTACCGATGGTGTTGTATTGGCAGCAGAAAAATTAGTTACGTCTAAATTACACGAACCAGGCACTAATAAGAGAATATTCAATATAGATAATCATATTGGAATG TGTTTTTCTGGATTGATAGCTGATGCAAGACAACTTGTTGAAATTGCTAGGAAAGAAGCTGCTAATTATAGGTCTCAGTATGGTGTGAGCATTCCACTCAAATACCTTAATGACAGAGTAAGCATGTATATGCATGCATATACACTTTACAGTGCAATCAGACCTTATGGCTGCAGTGTTATTCTGGCCAGTTATGAAGAAAATGAGCCATTCATGTACTTGATTGATCCCTCTGGTGTTAGCTAT ggATATAATGGATGTGCTACTGGGAAGGCGAAACAGTCTGCTAAaacagaaattgaaaagttgaaaCTAGGTGAATTAAGCTGTAAAGAATTAGCCAGAGAAGCTGCCAAAAT AATTTACCAAGTTCACGATGAATTGAAagacaaaaatttcgaattagaATTATCTTGGGTTGGAAAAGATAGTAATGGAAAACACGAAAGAGTTCCAAGTCATATATTAGCAGATGCTGAAAAAGCTGCAAAGCAAGCAATGGAGGCAGATTCAGATTCTGATACAGAAGATTTGTAG
- the LOC123684247 gene encoding Golgi resident protein GCP60 has protein sequence MATKSDNISEKLENSVVNNENSNEPSTENVVVNLPLDEVYKLALCFYKEKEGKAVHFSYEDKLQLVAFSQQVSHGPLADVLHKLPVLGAFDVVGKDRRLAWQKLGNLTSDQARSGFIDLLSRRCPLFTTYIEAHRREKKERERRDQENEKRKLIEQEEKLRKEQEERIIQEQKEKEEAIRRQIQQALNAQTFDQFKKYSEQQFPGDPEKQGALIRQLQDQHYIQYMQQLQSVHHQKPTVNDENSNNTAEFNQKNTNWENDTNESSQNVENVQPASMWTRQDIDAFKQTVSEAEGDGVVRVGHGETVTVRVPTHANATRLFWEFATDHYDIGFGIYFEYGTPTSSQVSVHVSESDDEDLDETEDEIYDDDTVPKDPERGPIHTENNASKPILTEIVPVYRRDCHNEVYAGSHQYPGVGVYLLKFDNSYSVWRSKTLYYRVYYTQ, from the exons ATGGCTACGAAGAGCGAcaacatttcagaaaaactagaaaattcagttgtgaataatgaaaattctaaCGAGCCTTCCACGGAAAATGTTGTCGTCAATTTGCCTTTAGATGAAGTCTATAAATTAGCACTATGCTTTTATAAAG aaaaagaaggaaaagctGTGCATTTCAGCTATGAAGATAAACTGCAATTAGTTGCTTTTTCACAACAAGTTTCACATGGTCCTCTTGCTGATGTTCTTCATAAGCTACCAGTCTTAGGAGCTTTTGATGTAGTTGGAAAGGATAGAAGATTAGCCTGGCAAAAATTAGGAAATTTAACATCAGATCAAGCTCGATCAGGTTTTATTGATCTATTAAGTCGAAGATGTCCCCTTTTTACTACTTACATAGAGGCACATAGGAGGGAAAAAAAGGAAAGAGAGCGAAGAGA tcaagaaaatgaaaagagAAAACTGATTGAACAAGAGGAGAAACTGAGAAAAGAACAAGAAGAAAGAATAATTCAAGAGCAAAAGGAAAAGGAAGAAGCTATCAGGAGACAGATTCAACAAGCTTTAAATGCACAAACTTTTGatcaattcaagaaatattcaGAACAACAATTTCCAG GTGATCCAGAAAAACAGGGAGCACTTATAAGGCAGCTTCAAGATCAGCATTATATACAGTATATGCAGCAATTACAGAGTGTGCATCATCAGAAACCTACTGTCAAtgatgaaaattccaataatacTGCTGAATTCAACCAAAAAAACACCAATTGG gaaaatgatactAATGAATCTAgtcaaaatgttgaaaatgtaCAACCAGCAAGTATGTGGACTAGACAAGATATTGATGCTTTCAAACAAACAGTATCTGAAGCCGAAGGGGATGGGGTAGTCCGCGTGGGACATGGAGAAACTGTTACTGTTAGAGTGCCTACGCATGCGAATGCAACTAGGCTGTTCTGGGAATTTGCTACAGATCATTATGACATAG GATTTggaatttatttcgaatatggcACACCAACTAGTAGTCAAGTATCAGTACATGTATCGGAAAGTGATGATGAAGATTTAGATGAGACTGAAGATGAAATTTATGATGATGATACTGTGCCGAAAGACCCAGAAAGGGGTCCTATCCATACAGAAAACAACGCTTCAAAACCAATTCTGACAGAAATTGTACCGGTATATAGAAGAGATTGTCACAATGAAGTGTATGCCggttctcatcaatatccaggTGTTGGAGTCTaccttttgaaatttgataattccTATTCTGTCTGGAGATCAAAAACGTTGTATTACAGGGTTTATTATACACAGTAG
- the LOC123684242 gene encoding uncharacterized protein LOC123684242 isoform X2, which produces MNEVNIIDVSQIIFDNDETWLYESMKGHKIDTKVDNFIKQQTDTLNDYLVKDLTQDICSKESSSKYINTQTFTRPKRKFIRPSIEKYNQEFFSDNEPINRSSSPESPLSKTSVEHSQMKPLEFDLTQSVTSHYFDRIAASLENEDTFQNESLPSLVNSMCSSTFTNLMESSLIKNDPVLKQICDTDFTTSILSQGSEPSSLLQSNYSTNDVDEFLTKVSQDDILKSIELNGSEMKCSGDASYIVHKKDDCEKDKRTPNIMDFEEYHDACDANFLEGQNQFQKNSTFRKNSKLSSATFRKTDYNRSVLGRNHTYEIDPKDVEEARNVTMTFESPKSSRPCILKSRNETIVKSSSMEDFKNTTVLKDSCNNDLNRYASKESNLEVDSINSKGGSKKSLDCSIGSADSLDRMSTLSSSSKGSNKMLNMEEIEAIAEKQEQSLQVMSTPKPNWSKKVFNRIMWEHSIISPIVTSEIQSDSGESSDEYKSVKSSFSKNSVESNPVKQTRSLVSLQDPSDARKLKSINTVINPNNLCKVPMRGSTSNLQKFNAPVPKISQMRVPSATSITSNLKTMKPSLKGSYTSLKPVNTYLPVAPPINAPSQGQNTTYLAPVNPNAQHHGIRNIRNQGTDTTVIKMSGDGVFLKPSGPLRSGLPRPTSSTSIPKPVSRIPGPRRFISQKQDPSRKGN; this is translated from the exons ATGAATGAGGTCAATATTATTGATGTGAGTCAGATAATATTCGATAATGATGAAACTTG GTTGTATGAATCAATGAAAGGTCATAAAATAGACACAAAAGTAGATAATTTCATAAAACAGCAGACTGATACCTTAAATGATTATCTGGTCAAAGACCTAACCCAAGACATATGCTCAAAGGAGAGTAGCTCAAAGTATATCAATACACAAACATTTACTAGGCCTAAACGAAAGTTCATCAGACcaagtattgaaaaatataatcagGAATTTTTTAGTGACAATGAACCAATAAACAGATCAAGTTCCCCTGAATCTCCATTGAGTAAAACATCTGTAGAACATTCACAAATGAAACCTTTAGAATTTGATTTGACACAATCAGTTACAAGTCATTACTTTGATAGAATTGCTGCATCTCTTGAAAATGAAGATACTTTTCAAAATGAGTCTCTTCCTAGTCTCGTTAATTCTATGTGCAGTTCAACCTTCACAAATTTGATGGAGAGTAGTTTAATTAAGAATGATCCAGTTTTAAAGCAGATCTGTGATACAGATTTCACCACATCAATTCTTAGTCAAGGTTCAGAACCTTCTTCTCTTCTGCAATCAAATTATAGTACTAATGATGTGGATGAGTTCCTAACCAAAGTTTCACAAGACGATATTTTGAAATCTATAGAACTGAATGGAAGCGAGATGAAATGTTCAGGTGATGCTTCTTATATTGTACATAAGAAGGATGACTGTGAAAAAG ATAAAAGAACTCCTAATATAATGGATTTTGAGGAATACCATGATGCTTGTGATGCCAATTTCTTAGAAGGCCAAAaccaatttcagaaaaattcaacCTTTAGAAAAAACAGTAAACTTAGCAGTGCTACATTCAGAAAGACTGATTACAATCGTTCAGTGTTAGGACGCAATCACACTTACGAAATTGATCCGAAAGATGTGGAGGAGGCACGTAATGTGACAATGACCTTTGAATCTCCAAAATCTAGTAGACCTTGTATTTTAAAGagcagaaatgaaacaattgttAAGAGCAGTTCGATGGAAGATTTCAAGAACACAACTGTTTTAAAAGATTCCTGCAATAATGACTTGAACAG GTATGCTTCCAAAGAAAGTAATTTGGAGGTTGATAGCATCAATAGCAAAGGTGGATCTAAGAAATCGTTGGATTGTTCAATTGGCTCTGCGGACAGTTTAGATCGGATGTCGACTCTTTCAAGCAGTAGTAAGGGATCAAATAAAATGCTTAATATGGAAGAGATTGAAGCCATCGCTGAAAAACAGGAACAAA GTCTTCAAGTGATGTCTACCCCAAAACCAAATTGGTCTAAAAAGGTGTTCAATAGAATCATGTGGGAACATAGCATTATTTCACCTATTGTTACATCGGAGATCCAATCTGATTCTGGGGAGTCAAGTGATGAATATAAAAGTGTAAAGTCTTCCTTTTCTAAAAATTCAGTGGAAAGCAATCCTGTGAAGCAAacaag GAGCTTGGTGTCTCTCCAGGATCCTTCAGACGCACGAAAGCTGAAAAGTATCAATACTGTGATCAACCCAAATAACTTGTGCAAAGTGCCAATGAGGGGATCCACAAGTAATCTCCAAAAATTCAATGCTCCCGTACcaaaaatttcacagatgagAGTTCCATCTGCAACTTCAATCACCTCCAATTTGAAGACAATGAAACCCAGTCTGAAAGGCTCTTACACCAGTTTGAAACCCGTCAACACTTATTTGCCTGTAGCGCCACCAATAAACGCTCCATCACAGGGACAAAATACAACATACTTAGCGCCGGTAAATCCTAATGCTCAACACCATGGAATTAGAAATATTAGGAATCAAGGG aCTGATACAACTGTGATTAAAATGTCTGGTGATGGAGTGTTTCTGAAGCCAAGTGGACCACTCAGGAGTGGTCTTCCTAGGCCCACGTCTTCAACTAGCATACCAAAACCTGTTTCACGAATACCAGGTCCAAGAag attCATTTCGCAAAAGCAGGATCCTTCTAGAAAAGGAAACTGA